In Halanaeroarchaeum sp. HSR-CO, one DNA window encodes the following:
- a CDS encoding FxsA family protein, with protein MLRLLFAALLLVPLADAFLLVVVASYIGAVPTVALVVLTALLGMLFVRAEGRHTLQKMQRSAARGDIPTDEVVDGGMLIAAGAFLLTPGLVTDAIGFLLALPVTRIPIRIGLKRFVIVPLLERQTGGFATGKVYTVGFPGGDDSGWSTGGMQHPGGNGSGPGAGGGAGSDARSDDTVDLGSDAYEVEFEDDSK; from the coding sequence ATGCTGCGGTTGCTCTTCGCGGCCCTCCTGCTGGTGCCGCTCGCCGACGCGTTCTTGCTCGTAGTCGTCGCGAGCTACATCGGCGCCGTGCCGACGGTCGCGTTGGTGGTCCTGACCGCCCTCCTCGGCATGCTCTTCGTCCGGGCCGAGGGCCGACACACCCTGCAGAAGATGCAGCGCTCCGCTGCCCGTGGTGACATTCCGACGGACGAGGTCGTCGACGGCGGGATGCTCATCGCGGCCGGTGCCTTTCTCCTGACGCCGGGACTGGTCACCGACGCCATTGGCTTCCTCCTCGCTCTGCCGGTGACGCGGATCCCGATACGGATAGGCCTCAAGCGGTTCGTCATCGTCCCGTTGCTCGAACGGCAGACCGGCGGTTTCGCGACGGGCAAGGTCTACACCGTCGGGTTCCCGGGTGGCGACGACTCGGGGTGGTCGACCGGCGGCATGCAGCACCCGGGCGGGAACGGGTCCGGTCCTGGAGCGGGCGGCGGCGCCGGCAGCGATGCCCGCTCCGACGATACGGTCGACCTGGGGTCCGACGCCTACGAGGTCGAGTTCGAAGACGACTCGAAGTGA